One Nocardioidaceae bacterium SCSIO 66511 genomic window carries:
- a CDS encoding DUF58 domain-containing protein: protein MSDQRSRDTLPPWRPTYAMVRAVAIGFGGVLWGVAFGRVDLVVLTAPLLTIAVWAAWRRPTERPGYETRWATLSLREGETTQCSVRLDRVDGIDDASVELTLPSFVSAAPASGAAQLEADGAYLATAIRLRSVRWGRRTVGPAAIRASTVLDGFRTHATSATYGMLVTSPTLSDFDSSAPMPHPVGLVGSHRSARRGDGSEFNSIRPFEVGDRLRRIHWPVSLRTGELHSITTWADQDAHVVLLVDGTDDIGVSEGVDGSASSLDVTVRAAAAIAEQYLREGDRVEVRVLDSRGMHRLPPSSGTTQLRRVLDHLTTIRPGADARFDPLRSQQRLSAGATVVMLSSLIARSPLAAAAGIARSGLSIVVIDTLPEDAEPRVYDDRYVDLAWRIRLLERRREVARIEEVGVPVVPWRGPGSLDEVLRDLNRRAAAPRLARR from the coding sequence GTGAGCGACCAGCGGAGTCGAGACACCCTGCCGCCATGGCGGCCGACGTACGCGATGGTGCGCGCAGTCGCGATCGGCTTCGGCGGCGTGCTCTGGGGCGTCGCGTTCGGGCGCGTCGACCTCGTCGTGCTCACCGCTCCGCTGCTCACGATCGCCGTATGGGCGGCATGGCGGCGGCCGACCGAGCGGCCGGGGTACGAGACGCGCTGGGCGACGCTGTCGCTGCGCGAGGGCGAGACGACTCAGTGTTCGGTCAGACTCGATCGAGTCGACGGCATCGATGACGCTTCGGTCGAGCTGACGCTGCCGTCGTTCGTCTCGGCCGCGCCCGCGTCCGGTGCTGCCCAGTTGGAGGCAGACGGTGCCTACCTCGCCACCGCGATACGCCTGCGGTCGGTCCGCTGGGGCCGGCGTACGGTCGGTCCGGCAGCGATCCGTGCGAGCACCGTGCTGGACGGCTTCCGTACACATGCGACATCCGCAACGTACGGCATGCTCGTCACGTCGCCGACGCTGTCGGATTTCGACAGCTCCGCGCCGATGCCTCATCCCGTCGGTCTCGTCGGGAGCCATCGGTCCGCGCGGCGCGGCGACGGCTCAGAGTTCAACAGCATCAGGCCGTTCGAGGTCGGTGACAGACTGCGCCGCATCCACTGGCCGGTGTCCCTTCGTACCGGCGAGCTGCATTCGATCACGACCTGGGCCGACCAGGACGCCCACGTCGTACTCCTCGTCGACGGCACCGATGACATCGGCGTGAGCGAGGGAGTCGACGGCTCGGCCAGCTCGCTCGACGTGACGGTACGCGCGGCTGCCGCAATCGCCGAGCAGTACCTGCGCGAGGGCGATCGCGTCGAGGTACGCGTGCTCGACTCGCGCGGCATGCATCGGTTGCCGCCGTCGAGCGGCACTACCCAGCTGCGCCGTGTACTCGACCATCTGACCACGATCCGGCCCGGCGCCGATGCGCGGTTCGACCCGCTGCGCAGCCAGCAGCGCCTCAGCGCGGGTGCGACCGTCGTGATGCTGTCATCGCTGATCGCTCGCAGTCCGCTGGCCGCTGCTGCGGGCATCGCCCGATCGGGGCTGAGCATCGTCGTGATCGACACCCTCCCAGAAGACGCCGAGCCACGGGTGTACGACGACCGATACGTCGATCTCGCCTGGCGCATCCGGCTCCTCGAACGACGCCGAGAGGTGGCGCGCATCGAAGAGGTCGGGGTACCCGTCGTACCGTGGCGCGGGCCGGGCAGCCTGGACGAAGTGCTTCGTGACCTCAACCGGCGGGCTGCCGCTCCGAGGCTGGCGCGCCGATGA
- a CDS encoding DUF4129 domain-containing protein has translation MSESMRSQHRLIGVLAVAVVVIGLVLALWSAASGPSLDWSANSGDNGAPAAEPAQETSEPDECVGDECAPKPREPSNVVGVVIMVLLVLLGVVLLAAVVALLRTKGIGLFARRRGPYGQPGEPLPDVAARVRADAEAQYEALRTGSPRNAIVACWVRLEDAVTSAGMTVRGAETSAELTGRVLAKYGVDDAAITRLAALYREARFSRHELTEQLRAEAIGTLERIHASLEARPTTRSEVAG, from the coding sequence ATGAGCGAGTCGATGCGGTCCCAGCATCGCCTGATCGGTGTGCTCGCGGTCGCTGTCGTCGTGATCGGCCTGGTGCTGGCGCTCTGGTCGGCAGCGTCGGGTCCCTCACTTGACTGGTCGGCGAACTCCGGTGACAACGGCGCTCCCGCCGCCGAGCCCGCACAGGAGACATCCGAGCCGGACGAGTGTGTCGGCGATGAGTGTGCGCCGAAGCCACGCGAGCCGAGCAACGTGGTCGGTGTGGTGATCATGGTCTTGTTGGTGCTCCTCGGTGTCGTACTGCTCGCAGCCGTGGTGGCGCTCCTTCGTACGAAGGGAATCGGCTTGTTCGCGCGTCGGCGCGGACCGTACGGTCAGCCGGGCGAACCGCTTCCGGATGTGGCCGCGCGCGTACGGGCGGATGCCGAGGCGCAGTACGAGGCGCTGCGTACGGGCTCGCCGCGCAACGCGATCGTGGCGTGTTGGGTTCGCCTCGAGGATGCCGTGACGTCGGCCGGCATGACCGTACGTGGAGCGGAGACCTCGGCCGAGCTGACCGGGCGAGTGCTCGCGAAATATGGCGTCGACGACGCTGCGATCACCCGGCTGGCCGCGTTGTATCGCGAAGCACGGTTCTCCAGGCACGAGCTCACCGAGCAGTTGCGCGCCGAGGCGATCGGCACGCTCGAACGCATCCATGCCAGCCTCGAGGCTCGCCCGACCACCAGGTCGGAGGTGGCCGGATGA
- a CDS encoding MoxR family ATPase, with the protein MNATPLDTVSAQTAQILDAVERAVVGKREPLALVLSGILAGGHVLLEDFPGLGKTLAARSFAQVLGLEFKRAQFTPDLLPGDITGSFVYDQGAAEFEFRPGPLFSGLLLADEINRTPPKTQAALLEAMQERQVTVEGRTFELPHPFHVLATANPVEYEGTYPLPEAQLDRFLMRIGFGYPSATDEWEVLRRRVERRREEQTLEPVTDAAGLAAMQAAVEIVTVDDSVGQYCVALAGATRDHRHVLLGASPRGALALMLTSRAYAVVSGRDFVTPEDVKSVAPAVLTHRITVKPELWSSNVTADSVVADVLAKVPVPSAREAVAGKTS; encoded by the coding sequence ATGAACGCAACCCCGTTGGACACCGTCTCCGCTCAGACGGCCCAGATCCTCGACGCGGTCGAACGCGCCGTCGTCGGCAAACGAGAGCCGCTCGCGCTCGTGCTCAGCGGCATCCTCGCCGGCGGTCACGTGCTGTTGGAGGACTTCCCAGGGCTCGGCAAGACGCTTGCGGCGAGATCGTTCGCGCAGGTGCTCGGGTTGGAGTTCAAACGCGCACAGTTCACCCCGGATCTCCTGCCCGGTGACATCACGGGCTCGTTCGTGTACGACCAAGGTGCCGCGGAGTTCGAGTTCCGGCCGGGTCCGTTGTTCTCCGGGCTCCTACTGGCCGACGAGATCAACCGGACGCCGCCCAAGACACAGGCCGCGTTGCTGGAGGCGATGCAGGAGCGTCAGGTCACCGTCGAGGGGCGCACGTTCGAGCTGCCGCACCCGTTCCACGTGCTGGCCACCGCGAACCCGGTCGAGTACGAAGGCACCTACCCGCTCCCGGAGGCGCAGCTCGACCGGTTCCTGATGCGCATCGGCTTCGGCTATCCGTCGGCCACCGATGAGTGGGAGGTGCTCCGCCGGCGCGTCGAGCGACGCCGCGAGGAGCAGACACTCGAACCGGTGACCGATGCTGCCGGTCTGGCGGCGATGCAAGCCGCGGTCGAGATCGTGACCGTCGACGACAGCGTCGGTCAGTACTGCGTTGCGCTCGCGGGAGCGACCCGCGATCACCGGCACGTACTCCTCGGCGCATCTCCGCGTGGCGCATTGGCCCTGATGCTCACCTCGCGGGCGTACGCCGTCGTCTCCGGGCGCGATTTCGTGACGCCGGAGGACGTGAAGTCGGTTGCGCCGGCTGTGCTCACCCACCGGATCACGGTCAAGCCGGAGCTGTGGTCCTCGAATGTCACAGCCGACTCGGTCGTCGCCGATGTGCTGGCGAAGGTGCCCGTTCCGTCGGCCCGCGAAGCCGTGGCGGGCAAGACGTCGTGA